The Manihot esculenta cultivar AM560-2 chromosome 8, M.esculenta_v8, whole genome shotgun sequence genomic interval AGTTTATGAACAAGTAGAAACTCAATTGTATACCCACCACTGAGAATGCTGTTATGGTGTTTGCTAAACACAGTTCCAGCAGCGACAGCAGCAGCCCCATCTTCCTATCAGAAACTCCAGCCTGATCATATCTCCTGTTAAATGGTGTCCACCAcaatttgattttcttttaactctgtttgaaatgaaaaattttgtaagaacttaatttaattcatttttggGGTCCATTAACAACTGTCATTAACGAGAAATGCAATTCAAGCAAGTAATCCCCACTTTTCTCCTTAAAAACCTCTTTATGTTGTCTTTTCAGACAATTCACATGACACCATTTAAAGAGTACATTTGATATTGGAAGCTGTAAGAACTATAGTTCCTCTCCCTTGCAATACTTGTAGCAGTCTGTTTCCAGAATTATTCACTTTTCATGGCCTCAGTTCACCATTCCAGTTTTGCCTTTTCTCCTAGGCCTAGGTTGCTGAGCTGCATCCACATTTGCCTCAATATCTCCTTCTAATACTCTTTCCACCCTCAACTCTATCTCCCCAAACAATTCCCCTTGGCCCAGTTGCTATCCTTGAACACATGTAAAGAGTACTGCTAGACTCGATAGAATAGAAACTGTTTTCTCATTCAGAGATTGAACTAATTGGGTCACTAACAAATTCAATCATTCAGGGAATGATGCAATAGGCATTGTGCCATGAAGAAATAGGCTTTTTCAGTTGAATGCACTCCATCCCAACTAATACGTTATTGAGGTTTATCACAAACTAGTACATTAGGAGCCCCACACATTCTATTAAGACTAAACTCATAATCGCCTCCACTCCCACAACAAGCTTTTTGCAGTGATTTTGGATCAAAACCTGTTTCCATGGAACAAGTAAACATTGTTAGTTTCAGTTATGTGCTTTGTATATATGAAAATTTGCAGATTTTAAAGACTCACCAAGCAATGCAGCTTTCCTCAAAATCCACATGTAGGCATTGTAGTAATCCCCATATACTATCTTCACTTTTGGATTCTCTTCTTCCAATTCTTTAATTTCTTGCCAGAGTTGTTCATTGTGATACATTGCAAAGTTATTCAGTCCCTTGAGGCAATGAAATTCATCGTATTCACTAGAATCATTAGAGTGAAATTCTGTAAGGTATATGGGCATGCAACCGATTGAAAAATTTCCGATAACAATAACTCGAGTGGCACCAAATCTAATAACTCTCTGCAAAAACATATAGGAAAATTAAGGGAAAGAAAAAGATTAATAGAAAGAAATCAATTGCTATATGTTTGAAGAAAATAATCTAACCATGacagcttctttgatgattttaacaACATCAGGTACCATGGGCTTCAACTCATCAATACGTTTTTCCGCTTTCTCTGCCAGCTGCAAAATTATAATGCAATCTTCTACATCATTTTggtaaaattttacaaaaagatATCCTTgttcaaaatataataaatttagtcTGTTGTGGCCAAATATTTatggaaaatttatttttttcactagTAATATATAATTTCGCCACAAATGAATAAATAATGGAGAGGGAAGGTCAATCTAAAATTACCTAACCTAAGGTCTAGAGAAACTCTCCATTCAAATGAAACAATTTCATCTCCCCAACCATTAGCTCCTAATTTCTATACCCTTCATTTTTAAAAACCCAATCTTGCTCCCTATCGATGCTCTTTCCTCCTTCCTTAATAGAATCAGCACCTCCATTCATAGTCCCCTCCATTCTCAATTCCTTATCTCAAATCCTTAAACCATCCTAGTCCTCCTTCCTTAATAGAATCAGCACCTCCATTCATAGTCCCCTCCATTCTCAATTCCTTATCTCAAATCCTTAAACCATCCTAGTCAGTACCAACAGACCAAAGCACCCAAATTGACTCGATTGATTTCCATTCACTTTTAGTATCTAACGGAAGATCCCCTTTTCCAATGCTTCCTCACATCGGTTGAGCCCTTAACCAACCTTGGTGAATAGTCTTGGCTGTCACAACTCAACTCTTTCCTGTTGGCTTGGTTGTCCTTTAGAGTCCAATCTACCTTTCCTACTGAGCTTTGATATTCTATTCAAATAAGGGGTTTGTGTGTGGGTATAGTTTGAACTACTATTTTCCTTTTGTTATGATGACTGAGATTATGGTGATTAAAATTAATCCTTCTGCATTTACTTATTTTTGTTTTAGATTTGTGGGTTAAGCCCTGTTTGGATGATGTTTTTCCATGATTTCATTAATTTATGGTTTTCCATCGTATTATATCTATTATATGGTTTTACAATGTACTATGTCATATAATGTTTGAAAATATTATATGGTTTATCATGGTTCTGTAactattctttttttttgtttgtttgattGTATTGCATTGTtctaaaagattaattaaattatctaaatatcctcatttcatttttatatgcaatttcattattaattctttatttttaataatttaatacacattctatatttatttcaattctcAAAGAGctgttcaattttttttttaaataatatttaatattattaaatattgatCAATAATATTGGCATTCACAAGACATATAtatcataattatatttatattaagtcTTTTATTATCATTGTCCTATCGATATATAAACATTTAAGTGCACAATCATCCTacgtaatataataaatataaagtcCCTAAAAGGAGTATCATCCTAATAAGAGTTATAGATAATAGATATATTTAAGAATTATAGATAGTAACTAATTGTCATCTTCCTTCAGTATAAATAAGTAATCTTTTCTATGCTCCCATAAGCATCCAAGCAAGCTACTCAACTTATCACGGCGATGTTATAGAAATTTATACGCTTTTAAGATCTTATTAGACTCCAAATCCAATTTTTCCATCACCTCCCAAATTTCACCCTCTAGAATTTGTGGTCTATTAGATAGGTTAGTAAAAGCAGTAGCTATTTTATTCAAATGAGTTGCAAGCAAGTTGCTGGAACATGTTCATGTTAATCTTTTTCATCATTCATAGTCTACAATGTAAGATTCAGCTACTTGGTTGTACAGCGTCCCACATCGGTAGATTACGtcaaatcaaaattatataCAATCATCGTAAATTTAGCAGAGAAGAGTATAAAATTCAGCTGCTTACTTGTACTGCGGCTTCAATTCCACATCGACATACTCTCTTTTCTAGTTTATCCTCAttgcaaaataaatttaagtaaaGCATTATCCATGGCATGTGTTCAGCTATAGATACCATTAACTCACCGGTAGATGCTATTGATTTTTTTGGTATTTTCACTACTACACAATAAAGACAAGTAGTATGcattcatataatataaaagtgtaatttaataataaaactttaTATTCATATGATACAAACAAGACAGATACTTAGCTAAGATTAAAATACTAAGCATGTGTCCTTAGAAtcacataatttaattataaaatgttAATTGCATGATTATACATAGTAATCAACCTGTATTGCAACTGCTATGCTATCACGAATCATCTCCCCTCTCTTAAACTTCTCATTATTTTCTCTAATATTCTgaatttcatataaattatcaatatcATTTGCAATTTCAGCATTAATTTTGCAAACTAATGCTTCATTTGGGTTCACACCTCGTAAGTAATTATGCAAAATACAAGATGCAAAAATATTAAGCTTTCgagttttaatataatatgaTAGCTCAGTTGAGCTTATAATTATTGGAAATTGTTTCTTTAGAACTGCAAATGCTCATTCAATTGCATTatgtaaaaatgcatgtttgatattaAATAATTCTTGAGGATTTCGAGATGGATTCTTTGAATACTCTTTAATTAATATCACTATCTTTTATACAGTATATTGAGTCCATCTCTCAACATGAATCCAACATCAACAAATAATATTTTCCTAAAGATAAATAAACAATtccaattattaaattatttagaagatatattgttataaaataaattcttttcaCTAAAAGAGTCacaacaagaaaataaaaatattatgatgATAATTACTTaccaaaaatagataaaattgatTGGTAAATCACTTTGCCGATCAAAAATGAGTTGTAAAGTATTTCGATTTTAGGTAAACTTTATCGACGCAATGTTGGGTCAATAAGTTTACTAACcaaattagtttttttaatttgattagtaATACTATTGATAATCGTCAGATGAGGATTATTTAGTGACTGATTCACCATCGGTAATTATCCACCATATGTTGGTCGGTAATTACCAATCAAATATTGGTCAATAATTACTAATTATGTAATGATGGTAAATTAGTCGGTGTTTActtgaaattatattttaaatgtacTGACTAAAGTAATACAGTTGTTATTatcttaataattatttttcttaaaattttatataaatttataattaatttataaaataaaattaataaaagctaATAATGAACCTGTATGAGCATAATAACAAGACAATATTATGTGCAACATCTATAATATATTACCAACATGTGAAGCATAAAATCCAAGATAATGAATAAAgtataactaattaaatttttagctatataataacaatatccaaaATGTTCACACAATAACTAATACTTTAATTTTGGCGAGGTGGTGGTGGAAGAGTTATAAGTCTCTTACTAATCTCTTAACTTCTTACATCATATAACTTCTCATTCGCTCCATTTGCATTTCCAACTGATCAACACAACTTTTTTCATTATCAATCTGTTGCTCTAACTCTTGTACTCGCTCTTGCAAAGTAGCATTCTGAGGATCGCATGCCGTACTAGAAGATGGTCCGATTGAAGGGTAAAATGATGATGATTTGGATCCAAGTCCATACATTTTCCTTCTCTTGTCTGCTCCAATGataatatctaaataaaattgattttcatttatatttttgaGCATAGTTTGTGAAAGCTCATTCATCCTAACCAtaatagcatcctatatgcataataAAAAAACCATTTGATTAATTCATTATActatatataatgaaaaatataatatttcattaacCGTACATGTATTTGCTTCAATTTCTGATCCACAAATGTCTCTTTATTATGCTTCGGAGTGTGAGTATGGACAAACAATTTAGTCGAAGTTGGCTTTCGACTCATTTCTTTCTCTTGAACAAATAATATTTGTGAACCACAAATATATACAAtatgtataaattaaattattgaaatttattataaattaatacaaaAACGAATACAGTTTcctctaaattttaaataaattttactgtTAGCAGTAATAAAACCTCACAAACTACgcataacaatatatatattctatcaataatttatatatcaaaattttatgtaaattataaaataaaatatttaatttgtgtCGTAGAAAATACTCACAAGTCTCTCCGATCATTTAGCTTACGTTGTTAATCCACCTATATGGGAAGTCAGCCTAGGAGTATTTATAGTACCCGGTCAGTTTCTTGAATTCTATTTAGACTGTTGAATGACTTCAGAGTCATTCCAATGCTGCTCCCATCGTCTCCAAGCGTCTTCAGTCACATATGTCGGCCTCTTTCTTGTTTATTGAGATCcgctataatatttttatagcgCAGTGCTGTCTTTACTTTACATGCAACATTTATTTCTACTTCTATAATCGAATCCCAAAAGTATATTAATAtatgttaaaaattatattaaaaaatattaacttaaattcttgttaataaaaattttgtctATTGTGAGACATTCTTCCAATTAAAACCTTCAATGTCTATTCACTCTTTTAAGCTATTTGTGATTACTCGAGCACATTTTGATCCATATTATCTATAAATAtgcaaaaaaatttattactataCTCCTATTATATATGTATTTGGTGTTTAATAACTaatcaaattataattattcaatTCACTGGTTTCCTTCACAAAATTCTAAATATTGTTGTCCTAAAGAATCAGTAGTTGAAGAGTCATATGCGAACCATATGAGCTAACAGGTACTTCATTGTGGTCGCCCACTTCAGCTTTGGAGTTTACCGGATGTGATGATGGAATTGCATGTTCATCTTTGGATGCAGAATGTTATCTTGTATTCACGTTATGAGAATCACTTGCGGTGTATTTGTTTCTAACCATATctataaatagttaaataatgTTAACAAAAGAGTTTATCTACAAAAAATTCGACCGAATCTCCCTTGAAAAATAGATGTTCCCAAACAATCAACACAACCTATAAGCAAACTCTAGCTGAAAAAATATCAATAGTataatattgccattattaaatttaaaaaaatagaaaataatataacaaaactaaataataacattaaactattcattacaaaataaattattcactGTCACTATCATTGTTGGATAgcaaaagttcaacttttcttCGCTTTCTGATGAAGAATTTAAATCTTTCTCATTTGATAATTCATCTTCTTTTTAAACAAGTGCAAGTTCTTTGGATTCACCAATTGGATCATCTAGGGGCCCGATTTGTTCATCTTCTACTTTTGCATCAATTTGAATCACTTCTACAACTTTATCTTAGAATGCTTGAATCGATATTTGAGtcttttttattgtttgagGTATGATAACTATAGATCTAGGCCCCATTTTGCAAACTACATACTAGTTCATCCTGTCTCGTCTCAAACTAGGATAAGGAATGTAAACCACTTGTTCAGCTTGCGAAGCAGATATAAATGATTTATATTTCTTTAATCTCCATCATTTATTGATTTCTTAATAGAGTGAACCATTCACAATTAAATAGCATAGTTCTTTTTATTAGCAATGCGGGATACTCTAATTGAACTACTGCTACCAAAATACCATAGCAGTCATTCACATTATCATTGTACATTAAACTCCTAATGTAAACTCCATGACAACTTGTATGAATCTATAACCATTAATGAAATAGATGGAGTAGGATTTTACTCTTCTCAATGGTCCTTCTGCTAGATCTTTAATAAAATTGTCAATAGAATACTTTGcttagtaaataaaaattagaatatgTTACCCTTATTATCACATATTATGTCCATTGATCATTACTAATAAAACTGAGTTAAACATATTCATACTTACATAATATTTGAACCAATTTGCAAAGTTTTTTCTCTAGTGCTTCATAAACATCTACATCACTAGTATTTTTTGGTGCTTATCATTTCTTGTTCAGgaataaactataaatacaacttaGATGCAGTTGTCATGAGGAAATAAAATTCACAATTAATTTGGGATATATTTACACTTAAATTggaaattttgataaatttacttgacatatatattaattttagggCAATTTAGTAAGACATATATGTGGGCAGCCTTATATTCATCATCAGATAATTTTCTCGTTTTTGCTTTACCATATGCTCGatcaaaatacttaaaaattaataaattgcccTCTATTTCAACATTGTCCCCACCATTATCCCCCATCATCATTACGTAATACTTGTCGATTCTGTGTCATTACATGAGGTTCAAAATAATGTGCACAGAAATACGATCCTTCCTCGACTAAGTATGCATTACATATTGAACCTTCTATTTTTGCTTTATTCTTCACATTTTGCTTCAAGTGGCATAGAAatctgaaaattaaaaatttaatacgcCAAGTagcttttaaaaattcattaagcattcataaattttaagacaatataatatttattacctTTCAAAAGGATACATCCATAGATATTGCACAAGACTAGCAATTTTTGCTTCATATGGCAAATGGATAGGAAGTGTTCCATTGAATCAAAGAATGCAGGAGGAAAAATGCGctctaatttataaataatatttctaaTTCTAAGCATTCCATATCTTGAATCTTTATATTTGTAGAAGTAAGATGTCTGAAAAATAAGATTAACTCAGTCAATTCTTGCCAAATTATAAGTGGTAGGAGCTCACAAAATACAATAGGTAATAATCTCTGCATAAGTACATGACAATTGTGGCTTTTTATGCCGAAAAGCTTATATTTTTGCATGTCAATACACATTCCTATGTTGGATGTATGCCCATCAGGAAACTTAAAGCTTTTCACGCACTTATATAAAATATGCATTTATTTTTTGTCAAGAGCGTAACAAGCTTTAGGATATTTACCTATTTGCAAATTTCTTTCCAATTCCTTTCTACGACATAGATGTGCCATATCCTCCCTATCTTTTACATgatcctttattttttattttatattcatatcaatatattgaaaatattctCAAAGACATTTTTCTTAATGTGCATGACATCTAAGTTATGACGAATGAAATTAGAAGACCAATATGGTAAATCCCAAAATATGCTCTATTTTCGCCATCCGCTATTTCTAGCTATGTTTGCATTAACCTCTTCCCCGTCAATATCGGTAACTTTCCTCAATCCCAAGTCATctatctataaaaatatatcttgatacggatccaatagggcataTTTGCAACAATGGTGTGGGCaaccttatatcattcaaatggttctaaaaggagttcaacatcatattcatatgatccaaatACACTTGGAGCATGCTTCAATTCATATGGGGCAGATTTAATGCAACACTTGTAAGGCTTAAAGAGCATAATCTAGCATATGGATCAAAGCTATACAAAGGAaaacctaaagtgaagatcaaggaaGGTTTTTATGAAGATTCAAGTCCATTAGGCCTAATTAGAAGGTGTACAAGTCCATTAAATCAAGTGGGCAGATTTTAAAGAAACATGCGCAATGCATAAACTTAAGGAGCATGTGCAAGgcatatgcacaactcatgggCAGCCTTAGtaatac includes:
- the LOC122724435 gene encoding GDSL esterase/lipase At5g03980-like, with the translated sequence MEGTMNGGADSIKEGGKSIDREQDWLAEKAEKRIDELKPMVPDVVKIIKEAVMRVIRFGATRVIVIGNFSIGCMPIYLTEFHSNDSSEYDEFHCLKGLNNFAMYHNEQLWQEIKELEEENPKVKIVYGDYYNAYMWILRKAALLGFDPKSLQKACCGSGGDYEFSLNRMCGAPNQLGQGELFGEIELRVERVLEGDIEANVDAAQQPRPRRKGKTGMVN